One stretch of Streptomyces sp. NBC_01363 DNA includes these proteins:
- a CDS encoding pirin family protein, which produces MISVHRAEERFLGGDQDAGILSRHAFSFGSFYDPDNLRFGAILACNSERLAPGAGFDEHPHSHTEIVTWVVEGELTHRDSTGHATVVRAGDLQHLGAASGVRHVERNDGDGPLTFIQMWLAPLEPGGEPSYAIVPGIADSTPYALPAAGAMLHVRRLGAGERAAVPDAARVYVHVVAGSVRLGDEELEPGDSVRITGEEGLELVADGTAEVLIWELSA; this is translated from the coding sequence GTGATTTCCGTACACCGCGCCGAAGAACGTTTCCTGGGCGGGGACCAGGACGCCGGCATCCTGTCCCGGCACGCCTTCTCCTTCGGCAGCTTCTACGACCCGGACAATCTGCGCTTCGGCGCGATCCTGGCCTGCAACTCGGAGCGGCTGGCGCCCGGCGCGGGTTTCGACGAACACCCCCACAGCCATACGGAGATCGTCACCTGGGTCGTCGAGGGCGAGCTGACCCACCGCGACTCCACCGGTCACGCCACGGTCGTACGGGCCGGGGACCTCCAGCACCTCGGCGCCGCCTCCGGCGTGCGCCATGTCGAACGCAATGACGGCGACGGCCCGCTGACGTTCATTCAGATGTGGCTGGCCCCGCTCGAACCGGGCGGCGAACCCTCGTACGCGATCGTCCCCGGCATCGCCGACTCCACCCCGTACGCCCTCCCGGCGGCCGGTGCGATGCTGCATGTGCGCAGGTTGGGTGCGGGGGAGCGCGCGGCGGTGCCGGACGCGGCGCGGGTGTACGTCCATGTGGTGGCCGGGTCGGTGCGGCTCGGCGACGAGGAGCTGGAGCCGGGCGACTCGGTGCGGATCACCGGCGAGGAAGGGCTGGAGCTGGTGGCGGACGGAACGGCCGAGGTGCTGATCTGGGAACTGTCGGCCTGA
- a CDS encoding GNAT family N-acetyltransferase, which translates to MADIVRATAADVPALASVLASAYAEDPVWTWLMPCDRDRRLRLLFTAHLAQQIPAGRVWTDPERTVAAVWAEPGKWKLPVTYLLRNAGPLLRAGRAQLPRTAGRLLTMEHRHPAGPEHWYVEYIGTRADARGTGRGARVLGGLLERADADGRPVFLESSNRRNLTFYQRHGFTVHEEMTFRAGPPMWSMWRRDDGR; encoded by the coding sequence ATGGCCGACATAGTCCGCGCTACCGCCGCCGACGTCCCCGCGCTCGCCTCCGTGCTCGCCAGTGCCTATGCCGAGGACCCCGTCTGGACGTGGCTGATGCCGTGCGACCGGGACCGGCGGCTGCGGCTGCTGTTCACCGCGCACCTGGCCCAGCAGATCCCGGCCGGCCGGGTGTGGACCGACCCGGAGCGCACGGTCGCGGCGGTGTGGGCGGAGCCCGGGAAGTGGAAGCTGCCGGTGACGTACCTGCTGCGCAACGCGGGCCCGCTCCTGCGTGCGGGACGGGCTCAACTCCCGCGTACCGCCGGACGGTTGCTCACCATGGAGCACCGCCATCCGGCCGGTCCCGAGCACTGGTACGTCGAGTACATCGGCACCCGCGCTGACGCGCGCGGCACGGGGCGCGGGGCGCGGGTGCTCGGCGGGCTGCTGGAGCGGGCGGACGCGGACGGGCGGCCGGTCTTCCTGGAGTCCAGCAACCGCCGTAATCTCACCTTCTACCAGCGGCACGGCTTCACCGTGCACGAGGAGATGACGTTCCGTGCCGGGCCGCCGATGTGGTCGATGTGGCGCCGGGACGACGGCCGGTAG
- a CDS encoding DUF4157 domain-containing protein — translation MRARDSDRALGGGTHDSARARTPERSPDASEFPAHTPLALQGTLGNAAVVQLLRQAGHPWAQHEEQQHEEHQHDVQRSAVHDVLRTGGKPMGAGLREEMEARLGADFSDVRIHDNGAARASAAEVGARAYTSGHHVVVGHGGGDKHTLAHELTHVIQQRQGAVSGTDNGAGLRISDPSDTYERAAEQNARRVMSGPVRSQAPSDRETPGPGVSPTTETPVQRAGDWKNNPTKNALADAKKANPGNALVHTLHHIVPKSLLEKFAGLLTQTQLTDVVTALAPVAPTAFTTNNNQLASVSKALKNVPANFALGPEPAVRSDDPGSSGPDLNFAEDGSITPRSEQLDHVYDFIDTKVSAGVAVTQAELQNEFIDPLWQACTEHNAVVARLGLTNGVGLDPNRTAWSGDAATRSQRRTHMIEPLV, via the coding sequence ATGCGCGCACGCGACTCCGACCGCGCCCTCGGCGGCGGCACCCACGATTCCGCTCGCGCGCGTACGCCGGAGAGGAGCCCGGACGCGAGCGAGTTCCCCGCACACACGCCGCTTGCCCTGCAGGGCACCCTGGGGAATGCCGCAGTCGTCCAGCTGCTCCGGCAGGCGGGCCACCCCTGGGCACAGCACGAAGAGCAGCAGCACGAGGAGCACCAGCACGACGTACAGCGCTCCGCCGTCCACGACGTCCTGCGCACCGGCGGCAAGCCCATGGGTGCCGGGCTCCGGGAGGAGATGGAGGCCCGTCTCGGCGCCGACTTCTCCGACGTACGCATTCACGACAACGGCGCTGCCCGCGCCTCGGCCGCCGAGGTCGGTGCCCGCGCCTACACGTCCGGCCACCATGTCGTCGTCGGCCACGGCGGAGGCGACAAACACACCCTCGCCCACGAGCTGACCCACGTCATCCAGCAGCGGCAGGGCGCTGTCTCCGGCACCGACAACGGCGCGGGCCTGCGGATTTCCGACCCCTCGGACACCTACGAACGGGCTGCGGAGCAGAACGCCCGCCGGGTCATGTCAGGACCGGTGCGGAGCCAGGCCCCCAGCGACCGGGAGACCCCCGGACCAGGCGTGTCCCCGACCACGGAGACACCGGTCCAGCGTGCCGGCGACTGGAAGAACAACCCGACCAAGAACGCCCTGGCCGATGCGAAGAAGGCCAACCCGGGCAATGCGCTCGTGCACACCTTGCACCACATCGTGCCCAAGTCGCTGCTCGAAAAATTCGCCGGTCTCCTCACCCAGACCCAGCTGACCGACGTCGTGACGGCTCTGGCGCCGGTCGCCCCGACGGCGTTCACGACGAACAACAACCAGCTCGCCTCCGTCTCCAAGGCGCTGAAGAACGTTCCGGCCAATTTCGCCCTCGGCCCCGAACCAGCGGTCAGGAGCGACGACCCGGGCAGCAGCGGACCGGACCTCAACTTCGCCGAAGACGGTTCCATCACGCCCCGCTCGGAACAGCTGGATCACGTCTACGACTTCATCGACACGAAGGTCAGCGCCGGGGTGGCTGTCACGCAGGCGGAGTTGCAGAACGAATTCATCGATCCGTTGTGGCAGGCCTGCACCGAGCACAACGCCGTGGTCGCCCGTCTCGGCCTCACCAACGGTGTGGGTCTCGACCCGAACCGGACGGCCTGGTCGGGTGACGCGGCCACGCGGTCCCAGCGCCGGACCCACATGATCGAACCGCTCGTCTGA
- a CDS encoding DUF397 domain-containing protein encodes MGTSHDLTGAQWRKSSYSGTSGGDCVECTVTGGAAWRKSSYSGNTGGECLEVIDGLPCAVPVRDSKNPDGPVLMIGAAAWRSFVDGLV; translated from the coding sequence ATGGGGACCAGTCATGACCTGACCGGAGCACAGTGGCGTAAGTCGTCGTACAGCGGCACCAGCGGCGGCGACTGCGTCGAGTGCACCGTCACCGGTGGCGCCGCGTGGCGCAAGTCCAGTTACAGCGGAAACACCGGCGGCGAGTGCCTCGAAGTGATCGACGGCCTCCCCTGCGCCGTGCCCGTCCGCGACAGCAAGAACCCCGACGGGCCGGTCCTGATGATCGGGGCCGCCGCCTGGCGGTCCTTCGTGGACGGGCTCGTCTGA
- a CDS encoding helix-turn-helix transcriptional regulator — protein sequence MANIHTLDPSASPLDYYGWELRRQREAHGLKQGQLGDLIFCTGSLIGQIETTKKVPTRDFSERVDAALGTDGVFSRLVGLVLRSQLPTWFQPYADMEARATYISTYQAQLVYGLLQTEEYARALIAVDHPGKVDEMVAARLDRQRILGGENSPALWVILSEAALLQEVGGRDVMREQLARLLDFRDDPWVQVQVLPFAVGQHTGMMGSFNLLRFEDDPDLFYVESYDQGHMTPNPQVIKERSVGYARLQATALSPEDSATLIARVMEERYGDQS from the coding sequence GTGGCCAACATCCATACGCTCGACCCGAGCGCTTCTCCACTGGATTACTACGGCTGGGAGTTGCGCCGCCAGAGAGAGGCCCACGGTCTCAAACAAGGTCAGCTCGGCGACCTCATCTTCTGCACCGGTTCCCTCATCGGCCAGATCGAGACCACGAAGAAGGTGCCCACCCGCGACTTCTCCGAGCGCGTGGACGCGGCACTCGGTACGGACGGCGTGTTCTCCCGCCTCGTCGGTCTGGTCCTGCGCAGCCAGCTGCCGACGTGGTTCCAGCCCTATGCGGACATGGAGGCCCGCGCGACGTACATCTCCACGTACCAGGCACAGTTGGTGTACGGGCTGTTGCAGACGGAGGAGTACGCGCGGGCCCTGATCGCTGTCGACCACCCGGGCAAGGTCGACGAGATGGTGGCGGCGCGCCTGGACCGTCAGCGAATCCTCGGGGGCGAGAATTCGCCCGCCCTGTGGGTCATCCTGAGCGAGGCCGCGCTGCTCCAGGAGGTCGGCGGGCGCGACGTCATGCGTGAGCAACTGGCACGGCTGTTGGACTTCCGCGACGACCCCTGGGTGCAGGTCCAGGTGCTTCCTTTCGCCGTCGGCCAGCACACGGGAATGATGGGGTCGTTCAACCTGCTCAGGTTCGAGGACGACCCCGATCTCTTCTACGTGGAGAGCTACGACCAAGGGCACATGACCCCCAATCCCCAGGTGATCAAGGAACGTTCGGTCGGCTACGCTCGCTTGCAAGCCACAGCCCTCTCCCCCGAGGACTCGGCGACACTGATCGCTCGTGTGATGGAGGAACGCTATGGGGACCAGTCATGA
- a CDS encoding ATP-binding protein, whose protein sequence is MNHVTAPPPDSVEPTYHADFAVGEHSARHLRRILHLYLTGWELLDLADAAELALTELIANVVRHVPGRRCQTFIFLLPAGGVRVEVADDCPDVPRMAVGDELDEGGRGLLLVAALADRWGVEPRRDGRGKTVWFECLAAKAADG, encoded by the coding sequence ATGAATCACGTAACTGCTCCGCCACCGGACAGCGTGGAACCGACCTATCACGCCGACTTCGCGGTGGGTGAGCACTCCGCACGGCATCTGCGCCGCATCCTGCACCTCTACCTCACCGGCTGGGAACTCCTCGACCTGGCCGACGCGGCGGAGCTGGCGCTGACCGAGCTGATCGCGAACGTGGTGCGGCACGTGCCCGGCCGTCGCTGCCAGACGTTCATCTTCCTGCTCCCGGCCGGGGGCGTGCGCGTCGAGGTCGCTGACGACTGTCCGGACGTGCCGAGGATGGCCGTGGGGGACGAACTCGACGAGGGTGGGCGGGGGTTGCTGCTGGTTGCCGCTCTCGCCGACAGGTGGGGTGTGGAGCCGCGCCGGGACGGGCGCGGCAAGACGGTGTGGTTCGAGTGCCTGGCCGCGAAGGCGGCCGACGGATGA
- a CDS encoding serine hydrolase, with the protein MQSLAMIDNWPVPTAAAAVVRADGTVLGTHGPTAHRFPLASVTKPIAAYAALVAYEEGAVELDEPAGPEGATVRHLLAHTSGLAFDEHRATAAPGTRRLYSNAGFEVLGDHIAKATDIPFPEYVRQAVLEPLGMTATAVDGSPAKDGVSTVDDLVRFAAEVQVPQLLDPHTVLAAQTVVHPGLKGVLPGYGHQNPNDWGLGFEIRDSKSPHWTGGSSSPATFGHFGQSGTFLWIDPVAGAACIALTDRAFGPWAAEVWPPFTDAVLAELRSGH; encoded by the coding sequence ATGCAGAGCCTGGCGATGATCGACAACTGGCCCGTCCCCACCGCGGCGGCTGCCGTCGTACGAGCGGACGGCACCGTTCTCGGTACGCACGGCCCGACCGCGCACCGATTCCCGCTCGCCTCCGTCACCAAGCCGATCGCGGCCTACGCGGCGCTGGTGGCGTACGAGGAGGGCGCGGTCGAGCTCGACGAGCCGGCAGGTCCGGAAGGGGCCACCGTCCGGCACCTGCTCGCGCACACCAGCGGGCTCGCCTTCGACGAGCACCGTGCGACGGCCGCGCCCGGCACCCGCCGGCTCTACTCCAACGCGGGCTTCGAGGTGCTCGGCGACCACATCGCCAAGGCCACCGACATCCCGTTCCCGGAGTACGTGCGCCAGGCGGTGCTGGAACCGCTGGGCATGACGGCGACCGCGGTGGACGGCTCGCCCGCCAAGGACGGGGTCTCGACCGTCGACGACCTCGTACGGTTCGCGGCGGAGGTGCAGGTGCCCCAGCTGCTCGACCCGCACACGGTGCTGGCCGCGCAGACCGTCGTACACCCGGGCCTGAAGGGCGTACTGCCGGGCTACGGTCACCAGAACCCCAACGACTGGGGGCTCGGCTTCGAGATCCGCGACTCCAAGTCGCCGCACTGGACGGGCGGTTCCTCGTCGCCCGCGACCTTCGGGCACTTCGGGCAGTCGGGCACGTTCCTGTGGATCGACCCGGTCGCGGGCGCGGCGTGCATCGCGCTGACCGACCGGGCCTTCGGCCCGTGGGCAGCGGAAGTGTGGCCGCCGTTCACGGACGCGGTGCTCGCGGAGCTCCGCTCCGGTCACTGA
- a CDS encoding MerR family transcriptional regulator, with product MTVMESTSTKVDVCAAAPQAHPRPEGQDRYTISEVAAFTGLTAHTLRWYERIGLMPHVDRSHTGQRRFTNRDLDWLAFVGKLRLTGMPVADMVRYAELLREGEHTFEERQELLEATRRDVRTRIAELQDTLAVLDHKIDFYASARRAPERPSA from the coding sequence ATGACGGTGATGGAGAGCACTTCGACGAAGGTGGACGTCTGCGCCGCGGCCCCGCAGGCGCATCCGCGTCCCGAGGGTCAGGACCGGTACACCATCAGTGAGGTCGCGGCCTTCACCGGGCTCACCGCGCACACCCTGCGCTGGTACGAGCGGATCGGGCTGATGCCGCACGTCGACCGGTCCCACACCGGCCAGCGCCGCTTCACCAACCGCGATCTGGACTGGCTGGCCTTCGTCGGCAAGCTGCGGCTGACCGGGATGCCGGTCGCCGACATGGTCCGGTACGCAGAGCTGCTGCGCGAGGGCGAGCACACCTTCGAGGAACGGCAGGAGCTGCTGGAGGCGACCCGCCGCGACGTGAGGACGCGGATCGCGGAGCTCCAGGACACCCTGGCCGTGCTCGACCACAAGATCGACTTCTATGCGAGCGCCCGACGGGCGCCGGAAAGGCCCAGTGCCTGA
- a CDS encoding aldo/keto reductase, with translation MSDDKITTVELGNGGPQVGVQGLGCMGMSEFYGDTDEPSARETLETALAAGVTLFDTADVYGLGANETFLAPFVGAHRDEITLATKFAIERKEDDEHYRGVRNDPAYIRKAVEDSLRRLGTDVIDLYYMHRRNPDVPLAESVGAMAELVQQGKVKQLGLSEVTGAELREAYAVHPIAALQSEWSLFSRDVERSAVPAAVELGVTVVPYSPLGRGFLTGAFTDASKELSEGDFRRYQPRFTGDNAKKNAALLEPVHKIAAAHGASAAQVALAWVQQRAQVHGLTVVPIPGTRKSSRLLENVAATRLTLTAEELARLEPIAGLVAGDRYPDMSSTSAARE, from the coding sequence ATGTCTGACGACAAGATCACCACCGTGGAGCTCGGCAACGGCGGCCCGCAGGTCGGCGTGCAGGGACTCGGCTGCATGGGCATGAGCGAGTTCTACGGCGACACCGATGAGCCTTCCGCCCGCGAGACGCTGGAGACGGCGCTGGCGGCGGGCGTCACCCTCTTCGACACCGCGGATGTGTACGGCCTCGGCGCCAACGAGACCTTCCTCGCCCCGTTCGTCGGGGCGCACCGCGACGAGATCACGCTCGCCACGAAGTTCGCCATAGAGCGCAAGGAAGACGACGAGCACTACCGGGGAGTGCGCAACGACCCCGCGTACATCCGCAAGGCCGTCGAGGACAGCCTGCGGCGGCTGGGCACCGACGTCATCGACCTCTACTACATGCACCGCCGCAACCCTGACGTCCCGCTGGCCGAGTCCGTCGGCGCGATGGCCGAGCTGGTCCAGCAGGGCAAGGTCAAGCAGCTCGGGCTGAGCGAGGTGACCGGTGCGGAGCTGCGCGAGGCGTACGCGGTGCACCCGATCGCCGCCCTCCAGTCGGAGTGGTCGCTCTTCAGCCGGGACGTCGAGCGCAGCGCCGTACCGGCCGCCGTCGAGCTCGGGGTGACCGTCGTGCCGTACTCGCCGCTCGGCCGGGGCTTCCTGACCGGGGCGTTCACGGACGCGTCCAAGGAGCTGTCGGAGGGCGACTTCCGGAGGTACCAGCCCCGCTTCACCGGCGACAACGCGAAGAAGAACGCCGCCCTGCTGGAGCCCGTCCACAAGATCGCGGCGGCGCACGGTGCGTCGGCCGCTCAGGTGGCGCTCGCCTGGGTGCAGCAGCGGGCCCAGGTGCACGGGCTGACCGTGGTGCCGATCCCGGGCACCCGCAAGAGCAGCCGACTGCTGGAGAACGTGGCCGCCACCCGGCTCACGCTGACCGCGGAGGAGCTGGCACGGCTGGAGCCGATCGCGGGGCTGGTGGCCGGGGACCGGTACCCGGACATGAGCTCGACGTCCGCCGCGCGCGAGTAG
- a CDS encoding alpha/beta hydrolase: MRRYARTLVAVALATTVVTGTAGWASENAQQALTGPPPGTASWRADHALGRELPDPGRSTPAEVARFFRGLTAAQQQALVVRHPLVVGNLDGVPVELRYRANALSLRAGHDPRYAHLGEGRGRQILAFDPRGRGQVAEVFGDLRTARHVAVVVPGSDIDAGTFDRTKDVYGTPTGMAKALYARTGPGSAVIAWAGYTTPVGLGIDAATGSLAEAGADRLARFTDGLAADGMPAPAVFCHSYGSVVCGLAASRLRATDLVVLGSPGMRADDVADLRTGARVWAAKDATDWIGNVPNVEVAGLGHGPDPAAPEFGARRVPADDARGHTGYFAPGTDSLRAFAAITEGKAR, from the coding sequence ATGCGCCGTTACGCAAGGACCCTGGTCGCCGTCGCGCTGGCCACCACCGTGGTGACGGGGACGGCCGGTTGGGCGTCCGAGAACGCCCAGCAGGCCCTCACCGGGCCGCCCCCGGGCACCGCGTCCTGGCGCGCGGACCACGCACTCGGGCGGGAGCTGCCCGATCCCGGGCGGAGCACACCGGCCGAAGTGGCCCGGTTCTTCCGGGGGTTGACCGCCGCGCAGCAACAGGCCCTGGTCGTACGCCATCCGCTCGTCGTCGGCAATCTGGACGGCGTCCCCGTCGAGTTGCGCTACCGGGCCAACGCCCTTTCCCTGCGGGCCGGTCACGATCCCCGGTACGCCCACCTCGGAGAGGGCCGGGGGCGACAGATCCTCGCGTTCGACCCGCGTGGACGCGGTCAGGTCGCCGAGGTCTTCGGGGACCTGCGCACCGCGCGTCATGTCGCGGTCGTGGTGCCGGGCTCGGACATCGACGCGGGGACCTTCGACCGTACGAAGGATGTGTACGGCACTCCGACCGGCATGGCGAAGGCCCTGTACGCCCGGACCGGGCCCGGCAGTGCCGTCATCGCCTGGGCCGGGTACACCACCCCCGTGGGCCTCGGCATCGATGCCGCGACGGGCTCGCTCGCCGAGGCGGGGGCGGACCGGCTGGCCCGGTTCACGGACGGCCTCGCGGCCGACGGCATGCCCGCGCCCGCCGTGTTCTGCCACAGCTACGGCTCCGTCGTGTGCGGGCTCGCCGCGTCCCGGCTGCGCGCCACGGATCTGGTCGTCCTCGGCTCGCCCGGGATGCGCGCGGACGACGTCGCCGATCTGCGCACCGGCGCCCGGGTCTGGGCCGCGAAGGACGCCACGGACTGGATCGGCAACGTGCCGAACGTCGAGGTGGCGGGGCTGGGCCACGGCCCCGACCCGGCCGCCCCGGAGTTCGGCGCACGCCGCGTCCCGGCCGACGACGCCCGCGGCCACACCGGCTACTTCGCCCCGGGCACGGACTCGCTCCGCGCCTTCGCCGCGATCACCGAGGGCAAGGCGCGGTGA
- a CDS encoding response regulator transcription factor, producing the protein MTIRVIIVDDQAMVRAGFAALLSAQSDIDVVGEAPDGRQGIDVSRSVHPDVVLMDVRMPEMDGLAAARELLHPPVGVVHRPKVLMLTTFDVDDYVYEALRAGASGFLLKDAPPADLISAVRVVAAGEALLAPSVTRRLIADFARQGPTGATRSGQSLRLNGLTPRETEVLELIARGLSNQEIAGKLVLAEQTVKTHIGRVLAKLDLRDRAQAVIFAYEAGVVVPGEG; encoded by the coding sequence TTGACCATCCGCGTGATCATCGTCGACGACCAGGCCATGGTGCGGGCGGGGTTCGCGGCGCTGCTCTCGGCGCAGAGCGACATCGATGTGGTCGGCGAGGCACCGGACGGACGCCAGGGCATCGACGTCAGCCGGAGCGTCCACCCGGACGTGGTCCTGATGGATGTCCGGATGCCCGAGATGGACGGCCTGGCGGCGGCCCGCGAGCTGCTGCACCCGCCGGTGGGGGTGGTGCACCGGCCGAAGGTCCTGATGCTCACCACGTTCGACGTGGACGACTACGTGTACGAGGCGCTGCGCGCCGGGGCGTCCGGCTTCCTGCTGAAGGACGCGCCGCCGGCCGACCTGATCTCGGCGGTGCGGGTGGTCGCGGCGGGCGAGGCGCTGCTCGCGCCGTCCGTGACGCGCCGCCTGATCGCGGACTTCGCCCGGCAGGGCCCGACCGGGGCCACCCGGAGCGGCCAGTCGCTGCGGCTGAACGGGCTGACTCCGCGCGAGACGGAGGTGCTGGAGCTGATCGCGCGGGGCCTGTCCAACCAGGAGATCGCGGGGAAGCTGGTGCTGGCCGAGCAGACGGTGAAGACGCACATCGGCCGGGTGCTGGCCAAGCTGGACCTGCGGGACCGGGCGCAGGCGGTGATCTTCGCGTACGAGGCGGGGGTGGTGGTGCCGGGCGAGGGGTGA
- a CDS encoding sensor histidine kinase — translation MTTSPPRTPPGAPPRPQPAADGLVSAARRNLREIVHGLSHPSHPPVPPLAGARKRWRRLLPYVVVLILAAIFVPVTLNVLTNEYGMAEGLAGLLTVAQTAPLLMLAHRPLQAWWIIFPADIVGALVLLQYPDRPMGIWPWPPPTLICYLFVMLAVALRETRRTVVSVWALTAAASLVLHLTATDRSIAGLLPVFGAVPVVIGAVIRERGDAQRRLAEQETISEAERAQRTLLEERTRIARELHDVVAHHMSVITVQADSAPYRISGLPEQAREEFEVIAASARESLTEMRRLLAVLRSDGTEGERAPQPGLDRVQQLVEATVRAGLPAELSLSAQLPDVPQAVDLSAYRIVQEALANVIRHAPGARTRISITSDGAHLTVLVVNDRAEQPDSPLETTGTGHGLVGMRERVRLTGGTLDTGPLPDGGFRVAARLPLTPVTPTASEDS, via the coding sequence ATGACCACATCCCCGCCCCGCACCCCGCCCGGGGCGCCGCCGCGCCCGCAGCCCGCCGCCGACGGCCTGGTGAGCGCCGCCCGCCGCAATCTGCGCGAGATCGTCCACGGGCTCTCCCACCCGTCCCATCCCCCGGTCCCGCCCCTGGCGGGGGCGCGCAAGCGGTGGCGGAGGCTGCTGCCGTACGTGGTCGTCCTCATCCTCGCGGCGATCTTCGTTCCGGTCACGCTCAATGTGCTGACCAACGAATACGGTATGGCCGAGGGACTGGCGGGCCTGCTGACCGTCGCCCAGACCGCGCCGCTGCTGATGCTGGCGCACCGCCCGTTGCAGGCGTGGTGGATCATCTTCCCCGCCGACATCGTGGGGGCGCTGGTACTGCTGCAGTACCCGGACCGGCCGATGGGCATCTGGCCGTGGCCCCCGCCCACGCTGATCTGCTACCTCTTCGTGATGCTGGCGGTGGCCCTGCGCGAGACCCGGCGGACCGTGGTCTCCGTCTGGGCGCTGACCGCCGCGGCGAGCCTGGTCCTGCACCTGACCGCCACTGACCGCAGCATCGCGGGGCTGCTCCCGGTGTTCGGTGCGGTGCCCGTAGTGATCGGTGCGGTGATCCGGGAACGGGGCGACGCACAGCGCCGGCTCGCCGAGCAGGAGACCATCAGCGAGGCCGAGCGGGCGCAGCGCACGCTGCTGGAGGAGCGCACCAGGATCGCCCGTGAGCTGCACGACGTGGTCGCGCACCACATGTCCGTGATCACGGTCCAGGCCGACTCCGCGCCCTACCGGATCAGCGGGCTGCCCGAGCAGGCGCGCGAGGAGTTCGAGGTGATCGCGGCGAGCGCGCGGGAGTCGCTGACGGAGATGCGGCGGCTGCTCGCGGTGCTGCGCAGCGACGGCACGGAGGGCGAGCGGGCACCGCAGCCGGGGCTCGACCGGGTGCAGCAGCTGGTGGAGGCGACAGTACGGGCGGGGCTGCCGGCCGAGCTGTCGCTCTCCGCTCAATTGCCGGACGTACCGCAGGCGGTGGACCTGTCGGCGTACCGGATCGTGCAGGAGGCGTTGGCGAACGTGATTCGGCACGCGCCCGGTGCGCGGACCCGGATATCGATCACGTCCGACGGCGCGCATCTGACCGTCCTGGTGGTCAACGACCGGGCGGAGCAGCCCGATTCGCCGCTGGAGACGACCGGGACCGGGCACGGCCTGGTCGGTATGCGCGAACGCGTACGGTTGACGGGCGGCACGCTGGACACCGGACCGCTGCCCGACGGCGGCTTCCGGGTGGCCGCGCGACTGCCCCTGACCCCTGTTACGCCCACGGCCTCGGAGGACTCTTGA
- a CDS encoding DUF4429 domain-containing protein has protein sequence MGDVLAGIHATWEFDTDSVLIRFERGIRTPKLFQSLRERRVPHAALSSVTLTPGKRGTVVLRAVPRRGADPLVEAAAGQLKDGCDPYRLVLPAERETLAEYYADELRARLGPDAAEPAERFLVAAPEAPMQFKAYDGRAGFDGHRVSFRWFWTGASTAKWKAGDQTFPVTELSGVEWRSPEAFEGYLRLVPRGLENAVPGPGTGADPTRSSGAGMVADPGAVQCPQPVAPRPTRADQDPAAVVFGLGYGPVHESLPFAAAVLESVRRNHSTAAVPAAVLAGPGRRDPADIAERIRHLGELHQAGLVTDDEFSAKKAQLLAEL, from the coding sequence ATGGGTGATGTGCTGGCCGGAATTCATGCCACCTGGGAGTTCGACACCGACTCCGTGCTCATCCGCTTCGAACGGGGAATCCGCACACCGAAGCTCTTCCAGAGCCTTCGTGAACGACGCGTCCCGCACGCGGCGCTGTCGTCGGTGACGCTGACCCCGGGCAAGCGGGGCACGGTGGTCCTGCGTGCCGTGCCGAGACGGGGCGCCGACCCGTTGGTCGAGGCCGCGGCGGGGCAGCTGAAGGACGGCTGCGATCCGTACCGGCTGGTGCTCCCCGCCGAGCGCGAGACGCTGGCCGAGTACTACGCGGACGAACTGCGTGCCCGGCTGGGCCCCGACGCGGCGGAGCCCGCCGAACGGTTCCTGGTCGCGGCGCCCGAGGCGCCGATGCAGTTCAAGGCGTACGACGGCCGGGCCGGCTTCGACGGGCACCGGGTCTCCTTCCGCTGGTTCTGGACGGGCGCCTCCACGGCGAAGTGGAAGGCCGGCGACCAGACGTTTCCGGTGACGGAGCTGAGCGGTGTCGAGTGGCGCTCGCCGGAGGCGTTCGAGGGCTATCTGCGGCTGGTGCCCAGGGGCCTGGAGAACGCGGTCCCGGGACCGGGCACGGGCGCGGACCCCACCCGGAGCAGCGGTGCGGGCATGGTCGCGGATCCGGGCGCGGTGCAGTGCCCGCAGCCGGTGGCGCCCCGCCCCACCCGGGCCGATCAGGACCCGGCCGCGGTGGTCTTCGGTCTCGGCTACGGCCCTGTGCACGAGTCGCTGCCGTTCGCCGCGGCCGTGCTGGAATCGGTGCGCAGGAACCATTCCACTGCCGCCGTGCCCGCGGCCGTCCTGGCGGGCCCGGGACGGCGCGACCCCGCGGACATCGCGGAGCGGATCCGGCACCTCGGGGAGCTGCACCAGGCCGGTCTGGTGACGGACGACGAGTTCAGCGCCAAGAAGGCCCAACTGCTCGCCGAGTTGTAG